The genome window GTAAAGGCACTTTGTGCCAAGCCTGATGGAACTGAGTTCGAGTTCCAGGCCATACATGACAGAAGGAAAGAATCAATTACTAGAACTGTCTCCTGACCTTCACATATGTGGTCCATGCCAGTCCCTACATAAATACATCAGTTTCTGAGACAAGGagtctctgtgcagccctggctgtccctgcacttgctctgtagagcaggcgggtcttgaacccagagatccaactgcctctgcctctgaagtgctgggattaaaggtgtgaatcaCCACTGCCCCtgtacaagttttttttttttttaatttttaagctaTTACTAAGTATGACAATTAACATATATGTTGCATAGAGTGGAATTTTTCTCAGCCAATAGTATTCAAAATGAACCAGGACATCAGGCATGATAGACAATGTGCCTGCAGCTCCCAAGAGCTGCaatcacatatattatatatatctctGGATATTGTTTCAGTCCTTTGACCCTGTGAGtcttgggaactgaactgaggtgGCCAGGCCTGGCACTGGCaccttttactttttttcatttgtctctatatgtctgtgcaccatgtgtgtgaaGCATTaaaaaaggccagaagagggcattggatcccctgagttacaggtggttgtgaggcaccCTGGGAATGCTGGGTATCAAAAATAGGCTCTCAGGAAGaggttcttaactgctgagccatctctccagccctagaaatTTGTTTTAAGGTCAATATTCAAACTGCAATTCTTCATCAAATAAATAGTATATTTTCCCCCAAAAGGTATAGATAATTGTTATCATGAAGTATTTTAATCAAGTATCCGAACTGGCTCTGTCACTGGAGCTAATACCTCACAGTCAGCAATTCAGTTGATCTACACTGTGTTTTCAAATACCAGTCTCTTCAGCTATTCAcggtgatttctttttctttatgtagaACTAATGTTGCATGTTAAATGAGCAGAGAATACTAACTTTAAAGTAAGTATTCACTTATAGCGATGTTCTAAAGAAGGAAGCAGGatcaaaggaaaacaggaaagagtagtggaaattaaacaaaagacagagtaGCCAGAACACACTCTGTTTAAGCATTAGAGGGAGAGGTGAGTATCACCTATTTTTCACAGTTtaatttccatttaaaatatcCCTCTATTCAAGTAGCAACTGCAGCCACTCAAGGCTGCCTTTGCAGGCTTAATTAGGTGACAAATGGTTTGCATTATCTACTTCTAATTACTTAAAAGGTAAGGCCAAGGACATTTTCTTACCGTGACACTTCTTTATTTGTGTCAATCATCACTTTttctgaaagagaagaaaaaaatattaagtattttttCAACAGTGTTACCctaacataaaattttaattgtgaaatagttaaggctttttttttttttaaaagataggtAACACCAAATTTCACTGTTAAGTTACATAACCACATCCAACCATTCCAATATTCTTCTTAATATTCAGAACAAGATCATGGTCaatgagacacatagccaaactttgggcagagtgcagggaatcttatgaaagaagggggagatagaaagacctggaagggtctggagctccacaaggagaacaacagaaccaaaaaaatctaggcccagggatcttttctgagactgataattccgactaaggaccattcatggagataacctagaacccctgcacagatgtagcccatggcagctcgtatccaaatgggctccctagtgaggggaacaggggctatctctgatatgaactcagtggctggctctttaatcacctcccctctGAGatgggtgcagccttatcaggccacagaagaagattatgaaagacagtcctgggagacttgataggctagggtcagatggaaggtgaggaggacctcccttatcagtggactggggaaggggcatgggaggagggcaggattggtAGGGGtcaagggtgggggctacagctgggatacaaagtaaataaattgtaataaaaattgcattaaAAAAGATCATGGTCAAATACATTCTAAGTAATAAATCATTTACCTTTTGAATCATACACTAGCAATCTTCCATTCTGTCTGCTTTTTGGTACCTAAAATAGAAAGCaggaataaaaattataattattttgctTTGAATATttggaaaaacatattaaaagccTTTATGTAAATATTTCTATAGTGTCATACATACTAAAGCCAATTATTTTTAAACCTTATAAGTTGATGGTAAAGTTGACCTAAagcattcttttgttttttcttttctctttctttttcggtttttggagacagggcttctgtgtagccttggctgtcctcctggacttgttttgtagatcaggctggcctccaactcacagagatccaactgtctctacctcccctattcctcagattagaggtgtgggccaccacacccagctaacccaaagcatttttaaaacaaagcaataaacaagaacaaaacctcCAGcaatatgcattttatttaccTACTTTTTCTTGAAACAAGTCATATTTGTGCATTCATGGCTGGCCTTAGTATATAACCATGGAGGACCCTGaacttttgtttgagacagggtttctctgtgtagccttggctgtccaggaactcacatggtagaccaggctggcctagaaatcacagagccgcctgcctctgcctcccaactgtgTGGGATCAAAAGCGTGGGCCATCCCTGCCCAGTGAGCGTCTTATCTTTTTGCTTTCCCTTCCGAGGTGTTAGGACTGaggtggagaaatggcttagccaTTAAAAGGGTTGTTCTGCCTCACAagcaaaaaaaaaccaaggacAAGAAAGACAGGCTTGTGCAACCACGCCTGGACAGCTTCCTTTCCAactgtctctctcacacagacTCAATCTTGAGAGTTCATGCCCATTCATGGAGGCTGGGATTTGCAAGCAGTGCTCCCCgaaggcatgctaggcaagcaccagAGCACGGAGCTACACGCCCACCCTGCATTCTTTACCTTTGCAACATCTTTCTTATCTAGGTAGTttctgaaaaaacaaagaaacaagatatTTACTCTGTAAATTTCTGAACACTTGTATAAATGTCAATACAAACGAAACAAGCATAGAATTGTCAGCAGGCTGTTAAGCATGGATTGAGAAATGAAGTTATAAAAGTCTAcagtggtggttctcaacctgtgggttgtgaccccttttgAGGAGTCAGccgaccttttcacaggggtcccaGAAGAGCATGGGGGgggagatatttacattacaattcaaaacagtaacaaacttacagttataaagtagcaatgaaaataattttgtgattgGATCATcatgacatgaggaactgtattaaagggtttcagcactaggaaggttaagaaccaccaGCCTAGAGAAATCAACTTTCCTCTTATCTCACACGCTGGAGTCATGGAAACTGTGCTGTGGGAATGATTCTGCCTGGGACAGTGGTGTGCTGAGTGGGCCCCTAGTTCTGTCACCTTCCTTGTTCATTCTCTTGTGGTCTAGACTGAAGATACTGCCAAAAGCAGGCCGAGACACTTTCCCGCTGAGCTGACTCGGGAAATCGTAACTTCATTTATACTTCTCTCCCTAACCTCAACAAActaaacacaagaaataaatctCCGCTGCTGTCCAGTTTGCTGGTGCCATAAAAGGCACATTTTAGAGTAGATGTGAGCCAGAGAAAAGGAAGGCTTCCACATTTAGGATATGGAATTTTATTAAagcattatttaaatatatacatgtacaaactgatttttcatttttatccaaTAATACGTTTAATTCTAGCATATGGTGACAATTTACTTGTCCCTCTCCGTTGGCTCCACATCCCATGGtagacttttgtttgtttctaagacagggtcttactttgtagctctGACTGGCAGAGAATTCACTACACAGagcaagctggtcttgaacttacagagatccacctgcctctgctctggagttacagatgtgtgccatcatgcctgggcCTCAAACCAGGCTTTTGAAATGGTTATCATTACATACCTGGGAATTTCGGGAATACAAAACTCAGGACCAAGACTGCGGACAACAAAGCAAAGTGTCATTAGCTGGTGTGGCTTCCTTCGCAGATGTCTCTCTCACACAGACTCCCATTCTTGAACAAAGCCTGTTTAACCTTTCACCCCGGGCTTTGCCTTCTGGAAACTCTGACCAAGACAGACAAATAAATAGGTTATTAACTTGATTCTCTGTTGTGGAGTTGATTGAGTGCTACAACATACCAGAAAAGCAAGGCCTCTTCTGAGGGAAGCCAGTTATGAAGACAGAAGTAGGATAAAGGAAAGATTTCCCTCAGATTCTCTAGGCTAGGCTGAGACCATGCAGCGGTGAGCAAAGCAGGCTGCACAGGTTTCTACAGGCCTGTGCACAGCCGCTGGGGAGACCGTTCACTTCTCTCCAGCTTCAGAGCTGCACGGACGGTCCCCTTACTGGGACTGCACTGTAGGGTATACCATTCTCTCCCCCACTTCAGTGATGAAAGGAaagtcaggacagccagagctcagaTCCTGATGGAGATCCGGACACTCCTCAGCCCAGCTTCATCATTCCCGAGGAGATGTGCCCTCTCATCCTAACTGAATGCCTCAGGTGTCAGCAATACTCAGGAGCCTGGGCTCTTGGTAAGAGCCTAGATTCAAAGCTGGTTCTGCCACTGCTCAGGTGAGCCCGGCAAAATGACTTCATTTCTTTAAGCTTCAGCTCTTCCACCTGAAAAATGGGGCTTGTCAATGGGGCTGAACTTCTCTGGACAACTGAAGAGGTTCAGTGGGGTAAACTAGATTAGGGGTCTAGCACGGAGCCTGGCACACAGGAGGGATGCTGTTACGGGGGAAAATTCCTCACGCTTTATCTAAAAGAAAAGCTGGGGACATGTCCTTCGGGCTAAGATTGTTTTGGGAAGCAAAATACAAGCTGTGATTGACACAAGCACACTGTCTTTGAAGACATAATTAACTTACAAAGCCACCCCAGCTCTGAAGTACTGGCACACGTTAATAAAGACCACTGGCCCACGAAGAATGCTGTAATGCTCAACATGGAAGGTCCGAGTGCCCCCTGCATACTGGGATGTGGCTTGACTCTGTCTGTCAACAGCCCCTTCGGCAGTGGGAATAATTACGACAGCCTCCAATTCATGAGTAACATTCAACacctatttaaaataaaaatttgggctGGGGTCGTAGTTTAGGAGAAGAGCATATTGTGTCGCTGGTATGTGTGAGGTGCTGAGTTTCACCCCCAGCCCCAAAACAGAAGAGCAAACCCTCAGTGAGCACCTGCCATGCCTCACCCAAGCCTGTGCTAAGCCCTGGAGACGCAGGGACGGAGACTTCCTGTTTTTGAGGAAGAAGCTCAGCATCTCAAGGAAGAAACAGGTTCTCCCTTCCTGCCCAAGGCTTCTGAGGGGCGACAGTGTAACTTTCTGTACTGTCCAAAATGAGATGATAGTGACTACCAGGGCCAGCCAAACTCTTTTTGACACGTGGACAAGAGGCGATGCCCAAGAAGAGTACACAGGCACTGGAGGCAGAAGTGGAAAGGCTGAAGAGAAAACCCACCAACCGAGCTGTTCCTCAACAACCCTCCAGTGCCACTGTCCAGACCCAGCACCTAGGATCTTTGTTTCTTACATTTCTTCTTTAGCTGTTTTTTCTATAAGAATCCATAAACAACGTACTATAACGCCCCTGTCCTCAGATTTCGGGGCAGACCTAGCTGCCCGACTACAAAGGTAGTGGTGCTGTTCCCCAGCAGACCCACACTGCGCCAGTTTTATGTCAACGTCACAGGAGCTAGGGtcagctgagaagagggaaccccaattgagaaaatgcctccttaagatgggctgtgggcaagcctgtagggcattttcttaattagtgattgatggagaggACCCATCGTGGGtagtgccatctctgggctgtggtcctgggttctgtaagaaagcggGCTGAGAAAGCCTGGAggatgaggagcaagccagcagcCAGTGaccctctacatcagctcctgtctccaggttcctgttccCAGGTTCCTGTCCCATTTGAGTTTgggccctgacttccctcagtgatggacagttatgtggaagtgtaagcaaaataaaccctttcctccccaggtttctttggtcatggtgtttcaccacagccatcctaaccctaactaggacactaTGGTAACTCATAAGTTCACAGCGACAGGCCCAGTGGCACACCTGTGAACCAAGCTTGGCTTGTCACAAACTTCCCCTGAGGTTTTCCAACCAGGACTGTCATAATGCTGGGATAATGTGAGTCTAGAATTCCAGGTTGAGAAATGAGGAGTGAGGgaagagaggctggaggagagggaaggagagggagaaagagagggagggagggagagaaagaaagaacacaaatacAAGAGGCGCACACAGGCCTCTGAGTTCCTGTTTCCACTCAACCTCTGTCCCTACCATGGGCTGAACATCTAGTTCCTCATTTTTCCCGAAACTAGATGGAGTTGTGTACTATGGCTCTTCCTGCTGTCAAAGCTGGTGCCACAGATGAAGAGCTTTGATAACAGGATTGGCATAGCCTCTGTGCACGTCAAGTGAGAAGTGCTAAATCCACCtgcaaagctgaatcaagaacccCGACCACAAGCCTGTAACATTGTAAGATCCTGTCTTTCCCCACATAATGCCACTGAGTCAAGCTTCACTATGAAGGTGACCTCTAACCAAGTAGAGGCCACAGTCAGGGAGCAATGGTGATTGCCCATTTCAGTGTTAGAGACTGTGGGCAGAGGGAGTTGAAATGTTGGTGGCAACAAAGTGTAAATGCCATTAATTGCCACATGCTCTAACTATTGGGCAATGAAAACCAAATGCCAAAAAAAGTGCTGGCCAGCAGCCCACAGACTGTGGCGATTCGTTGCCTACATTCGTAAACAGACGTGTATCCTTGGGCTTCTCTTGTTCACACGGAACAAGAGAAGCCCAAGGATAGAAAGAATCTGGTTCAAAACATCCAGGAAGCAGATGGGGGGAAGCATCAATGCACACACCCACCATGGAGGCCTGGCTAGAGAATTCAGGATTGACCGAAACCACAGAGAAAGGAAACCTGGTTCTTAGCCCAGCACAGTGGCAAAATACATGCGGCAGCAGGACTGCAGGTtccaaaccagcctgggctacatgaccaagttcaaggctagtctggacaCCTCTGCGTCTGTTTCGAACAAAAACAGCTGGTGGTAGGTATTTTGCTTAGCATATGCAAGATCCCGTGTTCCGTCTTCAGtatgagagagggggagagacagtGAGTGAGCGAGAGAAATTGTTTCTTAGTTATAAGTGTGTATCCCACATCACAGTAAAGGCATCAGGTCATCAGGTATTGACTGGACTCCACCCCAGTGCCACCAAACATCAAGTAAATGAGCTCCCTTGCgtggctgggtatggtggtgtctGCCAACAATACCAGTGGTCACTGCCAAGGCCAGTGTGGACTAAATACTAACgtctcaaaaaagagagagaaaagagaaagaaagaagggataaaaggaaaaaaaatggaggtcTAGAGGTCTTCTATGAAGCCAAATACAAGCTCCTCATAGTTTCATTTACGTCTTCAGCCTTTGTCTTCTTACTAGGTGGAGTTCTGTGAGAAAAGGAACTCCGTGTTATTCGCCGGTTTCCAGGGCCTTGTGTCCTCCATACCGCATGAACTGATGCTCAGTAAGCACTTGTTGAATGAGTAGAACCGGAAAGAAACAGAGAGCACAGCATACAAACTAGTAGAGTTGAGCTGTTGAACGCGGCAGCAGCTCGCCATGGGCAGGAGCTGAGGCGCGTGAAACTGGGGCTGAGACCAGCGGTAAACACCTCAGATTCAGGAGACTGAGTCCTCAAAATGGAGGTGAGATATCTCATATCCACGCTCCTCTAGGCACATGTCACTAGCCAGAAGCCAGTGGGGGCCGCTCAGGTTCCACGTGGACTGCGAGGTCCAAACAGACCTTTATCAAATGAGTTGCTAACCCTCAAGAGTCAGATtcccaaatatttttattttaggtttctCTTATAATAATGGAAGGCataacattcttttctttgttgtattTATGCAACTATCTTGCCCTTttattctatttgtttttataaacaaCCTTGTGTTCTGGATGGCAGAGAATGTAGGAATAGAACCCACAGGTACGTGTTCTGTCCTGGCAACTGTGGTGAAGAGGAGGTTAGTGGGGGAACCCAGGCACATTTTGCTGTACAGCCtcaaacatacataaaatgatCACCTATCATCACTTATACACAAACTGTGTATTTCCTCCTTAACAGGCAGCAACTTGCTGGAGGCAGCCTATGTTCAAATCTCAACAGGTCTTGTAATTTTTAGTCAATTCCATAACCTCCTGTACTTCAGCTCTTTTAAGCATAAAATGAGGATAAAAGGCAATCAAGTACTCCACGGCTCCTGTACAGGTAAACATGCATAACAATAGAACTTGGCTGGACACAGAGGTAACCACCTCAGCTCCCCCTATTGCCATCATTACCCACCGCCTGGCCTGGCAAGGACAATCCTGAGCTCACTCAGAAAAGAAACCAGTTCTACTTGAACCCCGAGGCTGCTTGCACACGGAAGCAGTGAGTACGGCTAAGGTACACAGCTTCACTGCTGGAACTCTGGAGAGGGTGCAGTGGGAACCCTAAGAGAGTGTTGGGGTTTAACTCTAGAAGCTCAACAGTTAGAGATCATTTCTGCTAAGGTTGTTTTCTGGAGATTAAAACcaacatatattatacatacatacgtatgtatgtataatatatattgtcaattacatgtgtatgtatatgtattatatataatataacatatatattatattatatatatagttaaGGATTTGGGAGCCATTGACTTTGGATTTTAGGAGAATGAAACAAAGCATTTAAAGTGTCTCTCTCAGACCTCCTTTTAAAAACCAAGTTTCTTGggacaaaaacaaacagcttCCGCAAGTCACCTAGCTTCCGGTGTCGCTGGGCTACGCTTCATTTAAATACTATTGGGGTGTGGCGCAGGGTAGTTCAAGGAGTCAGAAGTCACAATCTTAATTTTTGGACATTCCGGATTGTGTTTAGTGAAAATCCTTCTGGGTGATCCAGGAGGGCCAAAGCTCACATCACTATAGCCAAACAGGCTAGAGGCAGGGTTCAAGCCACGGTGTGCTCATCCCTAGTAACCGTTACGTTGTTTGCAAATATAAGTAAAAGAATCGCGGGGGAGGACCCGGGGAGCCCTGGAATGGAACGCGACTGGGATGTTCGGTTTCGTTTTGGCGGCAGGGGGAGATACGCACACGCACGCAGACCTCCCCTCCTCTCAGAAGCGCATCCTACCTTTTCGGGCAGTGCCTCGGCAGCCGTGGGACTCCACAGCCCCAACCTGGAGTAGTAGAGAAGTTTTCAGAGTTAGGCGCCGTCCGAGGTGACGACCGGGTCCCTCGTGGGAGCGCGGGGAAGTCACTCGCAGTCACCGCGGCGCTGCTTACCCGCTGGCGGCCCTGCGAAGGAGATCCCGCGAAGGGAAGACCAGGGGAGCCAGGCCCGCTCGCCACCTGCGTTGGGTTCCGAGCCGCGAGCCTGGGACGCAGCGTCGCCATGGTGACAGGAGGGGCTGCTGCCGGAGCCCCGGGAGCCGCGGGAGCCACCTAGCAACGGGGACGCCACCCGCACCGCCGAGGACGCCGCGCGCAGCGACGGGGAGGCGGTGCGCAGCGACGGGGAGGCCGCGCGCAGCGGCGGGGCGAGCGGGGCGGAGCGCGGCGGGCCCCGGGCGGGACGCAGGGTGCGCGGCGGGCCCGGGGCGTGGGCGTGGGAGGCTGCTGGAACTACGCGGAGGGCAGGGCTGGCGGTGCGGGTGGCCCAGCGCCCCGAGGGTCTGGGGGTCACGCTGTGGGGCAAGTTGGGGGCGCTCACCCTGGGGCACACTTGAGCATGTACCCTAGTTACTTTGAGAAAGGCCCGAGACAGGGGGGCTGGAAGGTCGGTGTCCATACCCGATCCTTACTCTACGTGgcggaaagaaaggggagagatggCCTCATTGGGGGTTACAATTTGTGGACGCCTTGAGTTGGGAGGGATGGTTGCCTCTGGATATAGATGAACAAAAATCCCCTGCACCTGAGAGCGCCCCGAAAAGATTATGGGTTTCCTGGGGGTCTCGACATCAGTTCTTCTAGAGATCCGGTTCAGGTGTTTAGAACCGCCTTTCCTACTCAGCCCGGGCCAAGTCTGGGCTCCCGTTCGCGCCCGGGCTGCTACTGAAGCACCCCAGCCAGGCTTATGCTTCACTGCTTTGGTCACAATAGAAGGTGGGAGGACTCTGTTAGAAAATTTCAACTGTCTCTAGGGCTTATCTTCTAGGGCCCGGGGGCGGGGGAACCTCTCTCCGTGGGCACGCAGAACTTGTTGCTGGGCAACGAGCTTTGAAGGGAGACTGTTGGAATCAAATCTGGATTCGAATTTCCAGATATAGGATGGATATATGATCCATCTTATAGTGGCAGGATGCAAGAAATATATTCACTATCTTAAGCGCCCTCTGGGGACATGCACTTTACCTCATATTGAAAATATGTAAGTTTTAATGTATAGAAAATGCTTTAATTATggcattaattaaaaaaaatagaaccagGTGAAGTCCATTTTCAGAGTATTACAGCGtttcagttatttttaaattctctgaTCCATCCATCCAGGTACTCTCTATATGTCATTGAGTCATGGATGATAGAAAAGTATCAAAGGAAAAAAGCTAGAATTGAAGCTTAAGGAACTCAACGAAATCACTGACAAATAGATGCCTTGTTTGATGAGACCTATATATAGCAAGCCACTGACTTCCGTCATTGCAAGGCTTGAGACAGGTGTCCTGAGTTTTACCCAAGAGCTTTCTCAGTAAAGGCAAAAAGAaag of Meriones unguiculatus strain TT.TT164.6M chromosome 8, Bangor_MerUng_6.1, whole genome shotgun sequence contains these proteins:
- the Erich2 gene encoding glutamate-rich protein 2, whose translation is MDTDLPAPLSRAFLKVTRVHAQVCPRVSAPNLPHSVTPRPSGRWATRTASPALRVVPAASHAHAPGPPRTLRPARGPPRSAPLAPPLRAASPSLRTASPSLRAASSAVRVASPLLGGSRGSRGSGSSPSCHHGDAASQARGSEPNAGGERAWLPWSSLRGISFAGPPAGWGCGVPRLPRHCPKSLGPEFCIPEIPRNYLDKKDVAKVPKSRQNGRLLVYDSKEKVMIDTNKEVSRKCCFGLRPRLASKLCAQISPGAANTFSAKKEASSKKNENKVSFKNSKTRPSSRSIESKDHFNQHLDLWSSSFLKESTGEAGKDLVLVKQQKNSEYCLEDLEKLSESTDGDGEDDSNDDDDGAPVRKETRAPLELMAEFLRAEMGRDYQLAQKLCQMILIYEPENPVAKEFFSLIEEILLKEKAQKSEDDEEDSEEDTSSESEAESSEDASDDSSDECEDGS